A region of Vigna radiata var. radiata cultivar VC1973A chromosome 10, Vradiata_ver6, whole genome shotgun sequence DNA encodes the following proteins:
- the LOC106775715 gene encoding tRNA (adenine(58)-N(1))-methyltransferase catalytic subunit trmt61a yields MLACHPAKKLSFNRSISDGDLVIVYEKHESMKAVTVCEGSVLQNRFGVFKHSDWIGKQFGSKVFSSKGGFVYLLAPTPELWTLVLNHRTQILYIADISFVITYLEIVPGCVVLESGTGSGSLTTSLARAVAPSGHVNTFDFHEQRAELARADFEKTGLSSLVTVKVRDIQGEGFPDDFTGMADSVFLDLPQPWLTIPSAAKVLRHDGTLCSFSPCIEQVQRTCETLQTRFTDIRTFEVLLRTYEVREEKMQSISGDGDGSNGSVPKKRRQCSDGSFVLSSSPSISSVMARPCGDARGHTGYLTFARVKCFS; encoded by the exons ATGTTGGCCTGCCATCCTGCAAAAAAGTTATCATTTAACCGATCCATTAGTGATGGCGATTTGGTTATTGTTTATGAAAAACATGAAAGCATGAAGGCTGTTACTGTGTGTGAAGGTTCGGTCCTGCAGAATCGTTTTGGTGTTTTTAAACATTCGGATTGGATAGGAAAACAGTTTGGGTCTAAAGTATTCAGTAGTAAGGGTGGTTTTGTGTACTTGTTAGCTCCCACACCAGAATTGTGGACTCTGGTATTAAACCACAGGACTCAGATTCTCTATATTGCGGATATTAGTTTTGTTATCACATACTTGGAGATTGTTCCTGGTTGTGTGGTTCTTGAATCTGGGACTGGTAGCGGATCTTTGACTACTTCACTTGCAAGAGCTGTTGCTCCTTCAGGACACGTCAATACCTTTGATTTCCATGAACAAAGGGCCGAATTAGCTAG GGCTGATTTTGAGAAAACAGGTCTAAGCAGCTTAGTTACGGTGAAGGTTAGGGACATTCAGGGTGAAGGATTCCCTGATGATTTTACAGGCATGGCTGACTCTGTATTTTTGGATCTACCTCAACCTTGGCTTACCATTCCTTCAGCTGCAAAGGTGTTGAGACATGATGGCACATTATGCTCTTTCTCTCCTTGTATCGAGCAAGTACAACGAACATGTGAAACACTCCAAACCCGCTTCACAG ACATAAGGACATTTGAGGTGCTTTTACGCACGTATGAAGTTCGGGAAGAGAAAATGCAAAGCATAAGTGGGGATGGTGATGGTTCTAATGGCTCTGTTCCTAAGAAGAGGAGACAATGCTCTGATGGAAGCTTTGTACTCAGTAGCAGTCCTTCTATTTCTTCTGTCATGGCTAGACCTTGTGGTGACGCTCGAGGTCACACAGGCTATTTGACATTTGCAAGAGTCAAATGCTTCTCATGA
- the LOC106775713 gene encoding receptor-like protein kinase HSL1, which yields MSLLPLFFLFTVLLLQNHFFISALNQDGLYLYQWKQSLDDPDSSLASWNNRDTTPCNWAGVTCGPNSSAVTSLDLSNFNVAGPFSANFLCRLPNLTSIILFNNSINQTLPLQISLCTPLLHLDLSQNLLTGTLPHTLPLLPSLRYLDLTGNNFSGPIPPSFGTFQNLQTLSLVFNLLDDVFPPSLFNITSLKTLNLSYNPFHPSPIPHSIGNLTNLETLWLSACNLEGPIPDSVGNLKNLRVLDLTFNNLYGPIPSSLTRVTTLKQIELYNNSLSGELPRGISNLTSLRLFDVSMNHLSGSIPDELCRLPLESLNLYENGFTGELPPSIADSPNLYELRLFGNKLTGSLPDSLGKSGPLRWLDVSTNRFSGGIPASLCDHGELEEMLMLGNQFSGEIPASLGSCRSLTRVRLGKNRLSGEVPAGMWGLPHVYFLELMSNSFSGSIARTIGGARNLSSLILTKNNFSGVIPEEIGWLENLQEFSGGDNRLSGSLPGSIVNLGQLGTLDLHNNMLSGELPKEIQSWKKLNDLNLANNVIGGEIPDGIGSLTVLNFLDLSNNQFSGNVPTALQNLKLNQLNLSYNRLSGKLPPLLAKDMYRASFIGNPGLCGDFKGLCDGKNGDKGKGFVWILRAIFIVATLVFVVGVVWFYLRYKNFKNAERSVDKSKWTLMSFHKLGFSEDEILNCLDEDNVIGSGSSGKVYKVVLTSGEVVAVKKIWGGVKKEIESGDVERGQFHQDSAFDAEVETLGKIRHKNIVKLWCCCTTRDSKLLVYEYMPNGSLGDLLHSNKGGLLDWPTRYKIAVDAAEGLSYLHHDCVPSIVHRDVKSNNILLDGDFGARVADFGVAKVVDATGKGTKSMSVIAGSCGYIAPEYAYTLRVNEKSDIYSFGVVVLELVTGRRPIDPDFGEKDLVMWACTTLDQKGVEHVIDSRLDSCFKEEICKVLNIGLMCTSPLPINRPAMRRVVKMLQEVGTENLTKAAKKEGKLSPYYYDDGSDHGSLA from the exons ATGTCTCTGCTTCCTCTGTTCTTTCTCTTCACCGTGCTTCTCCTCCAAAATCACTTCTTCATCTCTGCTCTCAACCAAGACGGTTTATATCTGTACCAATGGAAGCAATCCCTCGACGACCCCGACTCGTCTCTGGCGTCCTGGAACAACCGCGACACCACCCCATGCAACTGGGCCGGCGTCACATGCGGCCCAAATAGCAGCGCCGTCACTTCACTCGACCTCTCCAACTTCAACGTTGCAGGCCCATTCTCCGCCAACTTCCTCTGCCGCCTCCCCAACCTCACCTCCATCATCCTCTTCAACAACTCCATCAACCAAACCCTCCCCCTCCAAATATCCCTCTGCACCCCTCTCCTCCACCTTGACCTTTCCCAGAACCTCCTCACCGGCACCCTCCCCCATACACTCCCCCTCCTCCCCAGCCTCCGCTACCTTGACCTCACCGGAAACAACTTCTCCGGCCCCATTCCCCCCTCCTTTGGAACCTTCCAGAACCTCCAAACCCTCTCCCTCGTATTCAACCTCCTTGACGACGTCTTTCCGCCTTCTCTCTTCAATATCACCTCCCTTAAAACTCTCAACCTCTCCTATAACCCCTTCCACCCTTCCCCCATTCCTCACTCCATCGGCAACCTCACCAATCTGGAGACGCTCTGGCTCAGCGCCTGCAATCTCGAGGGCCCCATTCCCGACTCCGTCGGGAACCTCAAAAACCTTCGCGTCTTGGATTTGACCTTCAACAACCTCTATGGACCCATCCCTAGTTCGCTCACTCGCGTCACCACTCTCAAGCAGATTGAGTTGTACAACAACTCGCTCTCCGGTGAATTGCCTAGAGGAATCTCCAACCTCACTTCGTTGCGGCTCTTTGATGTTTCCATGAACCATTTGAGCGGGAGCATTCCCGATGAGCTGTGTCGTCTACCTCTCGAGAGTCTCAACCTCTATGAGAACGGTTTCACCGGGGAGTTGCCGCCGAGTATTGCTGACTCGCCCAACCTCTATGAGCTGAGGTTGTTCGGGAACAAACTCACCGGGTCATTGCCGGACAGTTTAGGGAAGTCCGGTCCTTTGAGGTGGCTTGACGTTTCCACCAACCGTTTCTCCGGTGGGATTCCGGCGAGCCTCTGTGATCACGGCGAGTTGGAGGAGATGTTGATGCTCGGGAACCAGTTCTCCGGGGAGATACCGGCGAGTTTGGGCTCGTGTCGGAGCTTGACGCGTGTGAGGTTGGGTAAGAACCGGTTGTCCGGCGAGGTTCCGGCGGGTATGTGGGGCCTTCCGCATGTGTATTTTCTTGAACTGATGAGTAACTCGTTTAGTGGCTCTATTGCGAGGACCATTGGTGGGGCGAGGAATTTGTCGTCGTTGATTCTGACGAAGAACAATTTCTCGGGTGTGATCCCCGAGGAGATTGGGTGGTTGGAGAATCTTCAAGAATTTTCTGGTGGTGATAACAGGCTCAGTGGGTCGTTGCCTGGGAGTATTGTGAATCTCGGGCAGCTTGGCACTCTTGATCTTCACAACAATATGTTATCCGGGGAGCTCCCCAAGGAGATTCAGTCGTGGAAGAAACTGAATGACTTGAATTTGGCTAATAATGTGATTGGTGGGGAGATTCCTGATGGAATAGGCAGTTTGACTGTGTTGAATTTTCTTGATCTTTCCAACAATCAATTTTCTGGGAATGTTCCTACGGCGTTGCAGAATTTGAAGCTCAATCAGCTCAATCTGTCTTATAATAGGCTTTCTGGAAAGCTTCCCCCACTGCTGGCCAAGGATATGTACAGGGCTAGTTTTATTGGCAATCCTGGCTTGTGCGGGGATTTCAAAGGTTTGTGTGATGGCAAAAATGGGGATAAGGGTAAGGGTTTTGTGTGGATTCTGCGAGCTATTTTTATAGTTGCCACTTTGGTGTTTGTCGTCGGTGTTGTCTGGTTTTACTTAAGGTACAAGAATTTCAAGAATGCCGAGAGATCTGTTGATAAATCAAAGTGGACTTTGATGTCGTTTCATAAACTGGGTTTCAGCGAAGATGAGATCTTGAATTGCCTGGATGAAGATAATGTGATAGGAAGTGGGTCTTCCGGGAAGGTTTACAAGGTTGTGTTGACCAGCGGGGAAGTGGTTGCCGTGAAGAAGATATGGGGCGGCGTCAAGAAGGAAATAGAAAGTGGAGATGTGGAGAGGGGTCAATTTCATCAAGACAGTGCTTTTGACGCAGAGGTTGAAACTTTGGGCAAAATTAGGCACAAGAACATTGTCAAACTGTGGTGTTGCTGCACTACTAGGGACAGCAAGCTATTGGTTTATGAGTATATGCCGAATGGTAGCCTAGGTGATTTACTGCATAGCAATAAAGGAGGGTTGTTGGACTGGCCAACTAGGTATAAGATAGCTGTTGATGCTGCAGAAGGCCTCTCTTATTTGCATCACGACTGTGTTCCTTCAATTGTTCATAGAGATGTGAAATCTAATAACATCTTGTTGGATGGGGACTTCGGTGCAAGGGTGGCAGATTTTGGAGTAGCTAAGGTAGTTGATGCCACCGGGAAAGGAACTAAATCCATGTCTGTTATAGCTGGGTCATGTGGATACATAGCACCAG AATATGCGTACACACTGAGAGTGAATGAGAAGAGTGATATATATAGCTTTGGTGTTGTCGTACTTGAGTTGGTTACTGGAAGGAGACCCATTGACCCTGACTTTGGGGAAAAAGACTTGGTTATGTGGGCGTGCACCACCTTGGATCAGAAAGGCGTGGAACATGTGATTGACTCGAGGCTTGATTCTTGTTTCAAAGAAGAAATTTGCAAGGTCCTCAACATTGGCCTCATGTGCACCAGTCCTCTTCCAATCAACCGGCCTGCGATGAGAAGAGTGGTGAAGATGTTACAAGAGGTGGGCACAGAGAACCTAACGAAAGCAGCCAAGAAAGAAGGAAAGTTGTCCCCATATTACTATGACGACGGGTCTGATCATGGAAGTCTTGCTTAG